The Osmerus eperlanus chromosome 9, fOsmEpe2.1, whole genome shotgun sequence genomic sequence AAAAATCATGTGCAAAAAACTTTAATAAATACACCCCTTCTGTATTTAAATCCCTTTTAAACTGACGACAGGAAGTCTCCAAGTCATTAGACAACACATTGTTGTTATGGTCGAATTCGGCATTGGTGGCTTGAATTTTATCAACTGAAAATGATCCTGGACATCTACATTTGTCTTGTCTTCATTAGTATGGCATTGAGCTTGTTTCTTAAACAAGTTAAATCAGGGATAGGCCTATGTGAGCTACACTTCATTCACTCAAAGGCATGTCTTTTGTAATGCAGATGGTTGTAGAACGGCAATTAGGCGTCTAATTGCTTGACAATCCCTATGTGCATCCTAAAGGCATCAAGAGGATCCCAAACTTTACTTCCTcattcctccagcctccccttgTAGATTATACTACGCACAGCCAATACGAAGCCAGAAACTCTTCAGGGCCTCCATGACTACCAATCAGAACACCGGAGTTCATTTATTTGTGAGAGCGGGGCGGTACCTTGTTTTTAGCTGTATAAAGACCATGCTCGCTGCGTTCCAAGGGTACTTTCGCTGTCGACTGTTGAGAGAGCAAGGATTGATCGTATCTGAATCCATAGAGATCAAACACCCGATTTCAAGCTGAAGACCCAAACTCACACACGCATCATGAAGGCTATCAGTCCAGTGCGGTCGGTCAGAAGCTGTTACGAAGCCGTGTGCTGTATCTCGGAGCAAAGCCTCGCCATCGCCCGGAATAAGCCATCTCTGGAAGAACCCGTGGGTGCGCTGTGCGACATGAACGACTGTTACTCTAAACTGAAAGAGCTGGTTCCGAGTATACCGCAGAACAAGTCCGTGAGCCAAGTGGAGATTCTGCAGCACGTTATCGATTACATTTTTGACCTGCAGATTGCGCTTGAGGACGAGACGACAGCCACACCTGAAATGGTCCTGTCACTAAAGGTGCgcttgtctctatctctctctttgttcgcATTTATCCCTGTAATGTTAATACTTGTCATTGTCTGGCCTAGCAGTGGACAGAAAATTGTAAAAAATCAAGTTTGCACCACAGTTTTGTATCATACATTGTGTAACGACAATGACAACTGCTGCAACATGTTACTCAACCCTTGCACATGGCAGAGAAGTGACACAGTGACTTATAATGTTCCCATTTCTTCACATCCAGGCGGCAGACCTTGCATGCAATTTCTCCAAAGACGATGGTCGGTTGTGTCACTAAAGGAGTAGAAGCAGAACTTCCACATATGGTGTGTATTAATCTAACCGTCTCTTGTGCCTAATGCCTTATTGTTGTTTTCATTAAACCTATTATATCATAGACATAGAGTATACATTATATAGTATACATTAGTATTGTGTTAAAGCTGTCTTGTTCAACTGCTGTGTAAACTGGGTGGGATGCAAGTGTTGAATCAGAGAGGCAACACGCTCCCAGGGGAATACAGTCTAAATAAATTAACGCAACACTTTTC encodes the following:
- the id3 gene encoding DNA-binding protein inhibitor ID-3, which encodes MKAISPVRSVRSCYEAVCCISEQSLAIARNKPSLEEPVGALCDMNDCYSKLKELVPSIPQNKSVSQVEILQHVIDYIFDLQIALEDETTATPEMVLSLKAADLACNFSKDDGRLCH